Proteins co-encoded in one Methylomonas albis genomic window:
- a CDS encoding J domain-containing protein, which produces MYNRYTDQEDWVIWNGALGLVTTVAIERIEVGTGGSYAWLEEPFEMVGPFSFDELKTQGRIAFAACIVMSRQRWQDDQVELRRESLKIRRAEEERINEQFERLYGNRARRQGNRNPFDERQHRETLNLPIDGVLESSQIKAAFRRLAQKAHPDVGGSHEQFIRITEARKALLEYIA; this is translated from the coding sequence ATGTATAACAGGTATACGGATCAGGAAGATTGGGTCATCTGGAATGGCGCTCTCGGCCTCGTCACTACGGTGGCGATTGAGCGGATCGAAGTCGGTACCGGCGGTAGTTACGCATGGCTGGAGGAACCCTTCGAGATGGTGGGTCCCTTCAGCTTCGACGAGCTAAAGACGCAGGGTCGAATCGCTTTCGCCGCCTGTATCGTTATGTCGCGCCAGAGATGGCAAGACGACCAAGTGGAACTGCGGCGGGAGTCCCTGAAAATTCGTCGCGCAGAAGAAGAGCGTATAAACGAGCAGTTTGAACGCCTCTATGGCAACCGTGCTCGGCGCCAAGGCAATCGCAATCCGTTCGACGAGCGGCAACATCGTGAGACGCTCAATCTGCCCATCGACGGGGTGCTTGAGTCATCACAGATCAAGGCTGCTTTTCGACGGCTCGCCCAAAAGGCGCATCCCGATGTCGGGGGCAGCCATGAACAGTTCATTCGGATTACCGAAGCGCGCAAGGCGTTGCTGGAATACATTGCGTAG
- the uvrB gene encoding excinuclease ABC subunit UvrB, which translates to MSDKRRMEISQSAISGILGVEEASPQKKGPAHKPFRIQSRYQPAGDQPTAIAELVDGINHGELHQTLLGVTGSGKTFTVANVIQQTQRPAMIMAPNKTLAAQLYGEMKEFFPDNSVEYFVSYYDYYQPEAYIPASDTFIDKDASLNEHIEQMRLSATKALLERRDTIVVATVSAIYGLGEPESYFQMVLHLVRGDMIKQRDILRRLAEMQYTRNDTELRRATYRVRGEVIDVFPAESEEQALRIELFDDEIERLSMFDPLTGEVTQRLARFTLYPKSHYVTPRDQLLSAVEKIKIELAERLEQLRDNHKLVEAQRLEQRTLFDIEMIMEVGYCSGIENYSRHLSNRADGESPPTMFDYLPNDALVIIDESHVTVPQIGAMYKGDRSRKETLVEYGFRLPSALDNRPLRFEEFEQICGQRIYVSATPSTYEKEHSGAVVEQVVRPTGLVDPLVEVRPATSQVDDLLSEITKRTAVQERVLVTTLTKRMSEDLTDYLMEHGVKVRYLHSDIETVERVEIIRDLRLGVFDVLVGINLLREGLDIPEVSLVAILDADKEGFLRSLVSLVQTIGRAARNANGKAILYGDKITRSMQLAIDETERRRNKQIVFNKEHNIQPKTIFKSVTDILELSIPGSGGSISNARAKVAEPAGNYKAMTPKQAAKALKQLEEKMYQHAKNLEFEDAARVRDQIKLLQAEMVI; encoded by the coding sequence ATGAGCGATAAACGGCGCATGGAGATCAGTCAGTCAGCGATCAGCGGCATTCTGGGTGTGGAAGAAGCTTCGCCGCAAAAGAAAGGCCCGGCGCATAAACCGTTCAGGATTCAAAGCCGTTATCAACCTGCCGGGGACCAGCCCACCGCCATTGCGGAACTGGTGGACGGCATCAACCACGGCGAACTGCATCAAACCTTGCTGGGCGTGACCGGCTCCGGCAAGACCTTTACCGTTGCCAATGTGATCCAGCAAACCCAGCGGCCGGCGATGATCATGGCCCCCAACAAAACCTTGGCGGCCCAGCTGTACGGCGAAATGAAGGAGTTTTTTCCGGATAACAGCGTCGAGTATTTCGTCTCTTATTACGACTACTACCAGCCCGAGGCCTATATTCCTGCCTCCGATACCTTCATCGATAAGGATGCTTCTCTAAACGAACACATCGAGCAAATGCGGCTGTCAGCCACCAAGGCCTTGCTGGAGCGGCGCGATACCATCGTGGTAGCCACGGTCTCGGCGATTTACGGTTTGGGCGAGCCGGAATCCTATTTCCAGATGGTCTTGCATCTGGTGCGCGGCGATATGATCAAGCAGCGCGACATACTGCGGCGCTTGGCGGAAATGCAATACACCCGCAACGACACCGAACTGCGCCGCGCCACTTATCGGGTGCGCGGTGAGGTGATCGATGTGTTTCCAGCCGAATCTGAAGAGCAAGCTTTGCGAATTGAGTTGTTCGACGACGAGATCGAAAGATTGTCGATGTTCGACCCGCTGACTGGCGAAGTCACCCAACGTCTGGCGCGCTTTACGCTCTATCCAAAAAGCCATTACGTCACGCCGCGCGACCAATTACTCAGTGCGGTGGAGAAAATCAAAATCGAACTGGCCGAGCGTCTGGAGCAATTGCGCGACAATCATAAATTGGTGGAAGCGCAACGTTTGGAACAGCGCACGCTGTTCGATATCGAAATGATCATGGAAGTGGGCTACTGCTCCGGCATCGAGAACTATTCCCGGCATCTGTCCAATCGCGCAGACGGTGAGTCACCGCCGACCATGTTTGATTATTTGCCCAATGATGCGCTGGTGATCATCGACGAAAGCCATGTCACGGTGCCGCAGATTGGGGCGATGTATAAGGGCGACCGCTCGCGTAAGGAAACCTTGGTGGAATACGGCTTTAGATTGCCTTCAGCCCTGGATAACCGGCCTTTGCGCTTCGAAGAATTCGAACAAATCTGCGGCCAGCGCATCTATGTTTCCGCCACGCCCAGCACTTACGAGAAAGAACATTCCGGCGCGGTGGTGGAGCAGGTAGTGCGCCCGACCGGTCTGGTCGATCCCCTTGTCGAAGTGCGCCCGGCGACCAGCCAGGTCGATGATCTGTTATCGGAAATCACCAAACGCACCGCCGTGCAGGAACGGGTGTTGGTCACCACTTTGACCAAGCGCATGTCGGAGGATTTGACCGATTATCTGATGGAGCATGGCGTCAAGGTGCGTTATCTGCATTCGGATATCGAAACGGTGGAGCGGGTGGAAATTATCCGCGACTTGCGCTTAGGCGTGTTCGACGTGCTGGTCGGCATCAACTTGCTGCGGGAGGGCCTGGATATACCGGAAGTGTCGCTGGTAGCGATTCTGGATGCCGATAAGGAAGGTTTCCTGCGCTCGTTGGTGTCTTTGGTGCAAACCATAGGCCGGGCGGCGCGCAATGCCAACGGCAAGGCGATACTGTACGGCGATAAAATCACCCGCTCGATGCAACTGGCCATCGACGAAACCGAACGCCGCCGCAATAAGCAGATCGTCTTTAACAAAGAGCACAACATTCAGCCGAAAACCATTTTTAAATCGGTGACCGATATACTGGAACTCTCGATTCCCGGTTCCGGTGGCTCCATTTCTAACGCTAGAGCTAAAGTCGCCGAACCGGCCGGCAATTACAAGGCGATGACACCGAAACAGGCCGCCAAAGCCTTGAAACAACTGGAAGAAAAAATGTATCAGCATGCCAAAAACCTGGAATTTGAAGATGCCGCCCGCGTCAGGGATCAGATCAAATTGCTGCAGGCGGAGATGGTTATTTGA
- a CDS encoding ABC transporter substrate-binding protein has protein sequence MKKSVSISVCLCWITALLMGEVSAVPAKKAPPLKSQATKPAELAKQLVKIGYFSQERAVPAALSNLDAFIQNKGQTGAELAIADNNTTGQFTGQHYELKKIVVPVGGDLQQAFTQLGEDVGLVVLNVPPEQLNKLADLPGAEHKLLFDAASSDDELRNGDCRHHVLHLLPSRAMRADALAQYMLKKRWQNWFLVIGPTPEDKLYAAAIKRAAKKFGIKLVAEKAWTNAYDARRTAQSDVPVFTQVDDYDVLVVADEQGLFGEYLDYRTWKPRPVIGTQGLIATAWHRTHEQWGAVQLQNRFKDTAGRWMEEEDYAAYLAVRAIGEASVRSKSNQTQAIKDYIFSPAFALQGYKGMPLSFRPWDGQLRQPVLIAAPRSLVSVAPIEGFLHPKTELDTLGYDQPESACK, from the coding sequence ATGAAAAAAAGTGTGTCGATTTCAGTTTGTTTATGTTGGATTACCGCGCTGCTGATGGGCGAGGTCAGCGCAGTGCCAGCCAAGAAAGCGCCACCGTTAAAATCGCAGGCAACTAAACCTGCGGAACTGGCAAAGCAGTTGGTCAAAATCGGCTATTTCAGTCAGGAGCGCGCGGTGCCTGCGGCGTTGTCTAACCTGGATGCATTTATTCAAAATAAGGGCCAAACCGGTGCCGAATTGGCGATTGCCGATAACAATACCACCGGCCAATTTACCGGCCAGCACTACGAGTTAAAGAAGATTGTGGTGCCGGTGGGCGGCGACTTGCAGCAAGCCTTCACACAATTAGGCGAGGATGTTGGTTTGGTAGTGTTGAACGTGCCGCCTGAGCAGTTGAACAAGCTTGCCGATTTGCCTGGCGCAGAACATAAATTATTATTCGATGCGGCCAGCAGCGACGACGAATTGCGCAATGGCGACTGTCGGCATCACGTTTTGCACCTGTTACCCAGTCGAGCCATGCGCGCCGATGCGCTGGCGCAATACATGTTAAAGAAGCGTTGGCAAAACTGGTTTTTAGTGATAGGCCCCACGCCGGAAGACAAGTTATACGCAGCGGCCATTAAACGCGCGGCCAAGAAGTTTGGTATCAAACTGGTCGCGGAAAAAGCCTGGACCAACGCTTACGATGCCCGCCGTACTGCGCAATCCGATGTGCCGGTTTTCACCCAAGTGGACGATTACGATGTATTGGTCGTAGCCGACGAACAAGGCCTGTTTGGCGAATACTTGGATTATCGGACCTGGAAACCGCGGCCGGTGATTGGTACCCAGGGGTTGATCGCCACCGCTTGGCATAGAACCCATGAACAATGGGGTGCGGTGCAATTGCAGAATCGCTTCAAGGATACAGCCGGCCGCTGGATGGAAGAGGAGGATTATGCGGCCTATTTGGCGGTGCGAGCGATTGGTGAGGCCAGCGTTCGCAGTAAATCCAACCAAACCCAAGCCATCAAGGATTATATATTTTCCCCGGCGTTTGCCTTACAGGGTTATAAAGGTATGCCATTATCGTTCCGCCCCTGGGATGGTCAATTGCGGCAACCGGTGTTGATTGCCGCACCGCGCTCCTTAGTCAGCGTGGCGCCGATCGAAGGCTTTTTACACCCCAAGACCGAGTTGGATACCTTGGGATACGACCAGCCGGAATCGGCGTGTAAATAA
- a CDS encoding MOSC domain-containing protein → MPVLTQIYIYPVKSLAGIRVDQWPVDDKGLLYDRKWMLIDNHRQFLSQRRLPKMALIKTRIENEQLILSAPHQADLALPLRANDGDDIEVVVWHDRCVAKTCGDAADAWLSDFLKADCRLVYQTDQDIRKVDPNYALDSDQTSFSDGFPFLIVSENSLNALNQAMQLEFDMVRFRPNLVVADCDSYAEDAWRRITINDIGFRLPKPCSRCSVPTIDPLTAETGKEPLITLNRLRKWQNKVYFGQNALHDKIGNLAVGQIVLIEETGEPQPPLSSTPI, encoded by the coding sequence ATGCCAGTACTCACTCAAATTTATATATACCCGGTCAAATCGCTGGCCGGAATTCGCGTGGACCAGTGGCCGGTGGATGACAAAGGCTTGTTGTACGATAGAAAATGGATGTTGATAGACAATCATAGACAATTCCTCAGCCAACGCCGTTTACCAAAAATGGCGCTGATCAAAACCCGCATCGAAAACGAACAACTGATTTTGTCGGCACCGCACCAAGCGGATTTAGCTCTGCCTTTAAGAGCGAACGATGGCGACGATATTGAAGTGGTGGTCTGGCACGACCGTTGCGTTGCCAAAACTTGCGGCGATGCTGCCGATGCTTGGTTAAGCGATTTTTTAAAAGCCGATTGCCGACTGGTTTACCAAACCGATCAAGATATTCGCAAAGTCGATCCTAACTATGCGCTGGATAGCGATCAAACCTCCTTTTCCGACGGCTTTCCGTTTTTGATCGTGTCGGAGAATTCCCTGAATGCCCTCAATCAAGCCATGCAGCTCGAATTTGACATGGTTCGCTTCCGGCCAAATTTAGTAGTCGCCGATTGCGATAGCTATGCCGAGGATGCTTGGCGACGCATTACCATCAACGATATTGGCTTTAGATTGCCCAAGCCCTGCTCGCGCTGCTCGGTACCCACCATAGATCCATTAACAGCGGAAACCGGCAAGGAACCACTGATAACTCTGAATCGTCTGCGTAAATGGCAAAATAAAGTCTATTTCGGCCAAAACGCCTTACATGACAAAATCGGTAATTTGGCGGTAGGGCAAATAGTTTTAATTGAAGAGACAGGCGAACCACAACCGCCGTTATCGTCAACGCCCATTTAA
- a CDS encoding PilZ domain-containing protein, whose translation MSEPDFSLDFLDQEVTIDSSWSNKRSAVRYLRNDIRAAIKIHSLWFPRLFPVALRDISSRGAAIFSEKKLGKNKHICLYLLFNDGARFDVQAVVVHCDKENGRYGIKFDNVEKPLAEHLLHTQTDLLFS comes from the coding sequence ATGTCAGAGCCCGATTTCTCTTTAGATTTTCTTGATCAAGAGGTTACGATTGATAGCTCATGGTCTAATAAGCGCAGTGCGGTCCGCTATTTACGTAACGATATCCGTGCCGCAATCAAAATTCATAGCTTATGGTTTCCGCGTTTATTTCCGGTAGCCTTGCGGGACATCAGCAGTCGCGGCGCTGCAATATTCAGCGAAAAAAAGCTGGGGAAAAATAAACACATTTGCCTGTACCTGCTGTTCAACGACGGTGCACGGTTTGATGTTCAGGCCGTCGTGGTGCATTGCGACAAAGAGAACGGCCGTTACGGTATTAAATTCGATAACGTTGAAAAACCTCTAGCAGAGCATTTACTGCACACCCAAACCGATCTGCTATTCAGCTAA